The genomic window TCGACAAGCGTGAGCAAGAACTCAACAATGAGCGTGTAGCACTTGGCGTTGAGGATGCACTTCTTCAAATTCCAAACATGACGATCGCGATGATGGTGGCACTTGGCAAAGACGAAATGAAAACCGTCGATGATTTTGCTGGTTGCGTCGCTGATGACCTACTTGGTTGGACTGAGCGTCAAGACGGCGAAGTAAAACGCTTCCCTGGTGCGCTTGAAGCCTTCGGCCTTTCACGTGAAGAAGCAGACAACATGATTATGACAGCCCGCTTACAAGCAGGTTGGATTACAGAAGAAGATTTAGCAGGTCCAGTTGAAGAAGAAGCTGAGGCCGGCGAAGAAGAAACAGAAGGAGACAGCACAGACGCCTAAAGCTTAAATAGGATCAAGATCATTGGCACATCGACATCGCAAAGGTGACAGCACCATTGAACGTGACACATCGGTTCCTGAAAGAACCTGTCTCGTTCACCGTGTTAATCTACCGACAAATCAAATGCTGCGATTTGTGCTCGATCCTGATAATATCGTTACACCAGATTTGAAGGGCAATTTACCCGGACGTGGTGTATGGATTACAGCAGAACGTAAAGACGTTGACTTAGCAGTCAAAAAAGCGTTGTTTTCCCGTGGTTTTAAGCAAGCTGCAAAAACGGACGAAAAACTTGGCGAACGGGTCGATATGCTCCTAGAAGCAGCGGTTCTACAGGCGCTAAGTTTGGCTCAAAAATCAGGATTGGTAACGGTCGGCCTTGAAAAAGTACTGGATGTTACCGCGAAGAAGGGTTTGAGCGCCCTGTTTTTTGCAAGCGATGGATCAGAAGGATCTATCGGCAAAGTGAAGTCAAAACTGCGGTATAATGATCGCGCAGCAGACATTGAGATTCATCAAAGTTTGCGATCAGAACAATTGGACTTGGCCTTTGGGCGAACAAATGTGATACACGCAGCACTAAGAGATGGTGGTATAACTGAGTTATGCCTTAAAAACACAAGACGGCTTGAGCGGTTTCGCTCCTTGCCAATAGAAGAAAACGAAGAAATAACAATGGC from Hyphomicrobiales bacterium includes these protein-coding regions:
- a CDS encoding RNA-binding protein, with product MAHRHRKGDSTIERDTSVPERTCLVHRVNLPTNQMLRFVLDPDNIVTPDLKGNLPGRGVWITAERKDVDLAVKKALFSRGFKQAAKTDEKLGERVDMLLEAAVLQALSLAQKSGLVTVGLEKVLDVTAKKGLSALFFASDGSEGSIGKVKSKLRYNDRAADIEIHQSLRSEQLDLAFGRTNVIHAALRDGGITELCLKNTRRLERFRSLPIEENEEITMA